One Egicoccus halophilus genomic region harbors:
- the pcrA gene encoding DNA helicase PcrA, with the protein MSADPRLLEGLNPAQRDAVETVDGPVLVVAGAGSGKTRVLTHRIAHLIRDRHVSPFELLAITFTNKAAGEMAARVGGLVGDRLSDRMWVTTFHKACVRILRRELTRLGYRSGFTIYDAQDSQRLITQIAKDLGLDDKRLSPRAIQHAISNAKDELVDHETYASRAGAWPEIQIADVYQAYQERLLRANALDFDDLIVKTVEIFQLFDPVLEHWQQRFRYLMVDEYQDTNRAQYHLVNLLAARNRNLMVVGDHDQSIYAFRGATVQNLLDFEQDYPDATVIPLVQNYRSTQTILDAANAVIRNNASRYPKDLWTDQGLGEQVVRYHADDEHDEAAFVAEELEKLRTEGFTFDDAAVFYRTNAQSRVLEDVFIRVGVPYRVIGGVRFYERKEIKDVLAYARLLVNPDDDVSARRIVNTPRRGVGDRTIEALDWHARREGVSFLDACRQAEHVQGLATRAIGAVTSFVELLDGLRTALEHDLAVPELIEEIWDRTGYLRELQAERTVEALGREENLRELKSVATEVHERGGGVVGMPGLETFLESVTLVSDQDQLDDAEDGTVTLMTLHTAKGLEFPVVFLVGMEDGVFPHVRSLDDTAELEEERRLCYVGLTRAEQRLYVTHADHRTLWGGTSYNPPSRFLDELPDALVERRGATRVTSAASRRRDKELLEIAGEEFRPGDRVLHTKFGPGTIASLTGEGERAEATVDFDKAGRKHLVLAYAPLVRT; encoded by the coding sequence GGCCGCGGGGGAGATGGCGGCCCGCGTCGGCGGGCTGGTCGGGGACCGACTCTCGGACCGGATGTGGGTCACCACGTTCCACAAGGCGTGCGTGCGGATCCTGCGGCGCGAGCTGACGCGGCTGGGCTACCGCAGCGGGTTCACGATCTACGACGCCCAGGACTCCCAGCGACTGATCACGCAGATCGCCAAGGACCTCGGGCTCGACGACAAGCGGCTGTCGCCGCGGGCGATCCAGCACGCGATCAGCAACGCCAAGGACGAGCTGGTCGACCACGAGACCTACGCCTCGCGCGCCGGCGCATGGCCGGAGATCCAGATCGCCGACGTCTACCAGGCGTATCAGGAGCGGCTCCTGCGGGCCAACGCGCTCGACTTCGACGACCTCATCGTCAAGACGGTGGAGATCTTCCAGCTGTTCGACCCGGTCCTCGAACACTGGCAACAGCGCTTCCGCTACCTGATGGTCGACGAGTACCAGGACACCAACCGGGCCCAGTACCACCTGGTCAACCTGCTGGCCGCCAGGAACCGCAACCTCATGGTCGTCGGTGACCACGACCAGTCGATCTACGCCTTCCGGGGCGCCACCGTGCAGAACCTGCTGGACTTCGAGCAGGACTACCCAGACGCCACGGTCATCCCGCTGGTGCAGAACTACCGGTCGACCCAGACCATCCTCGACGCCGCGAACGCGGTCATTCGCAACAACGCCTCGCGCTACCCGAAGGACCTGTGGACCGACCAGGGCCTGGGCGAGCAGGTCGTGCGCTACCACGCCGACGATGAGCACGACGAGGCCGCGTTCGTCGCCGAGGAGCTCGAGAAGCTGCGGACCGAGGGCTTCACCTTCGACGACGCGGCGGTCTTCTACCGGACCAACGCGCAGTCACGCGTGCTCGAGGACGTCTTCATCCGCGTCGGCGTCCCGTACCGGGTGATCGGCGGGGTGCGCTTCTACGAGCGCAAGGAGATCAAGGACGTCCTCGCCTACGCCCGGCTGCTGGTCAACCCCGACGACGACGTCTCGGCGAGGCGGATCGTCAACACGCCGCGTCGCGGCGTGGGCGACCGGACCATCGAGGCCCTGGACTGGCACGCCCGCCGCGAGGGCGTCAGCTTCCTCGACGCGTGCCGTCAGGCCGAGCACGTCCAGGGGCTGGCGACCCGAGCGATCGGCGCGGTCACGTCGTTCGTCGAACTGCTCGACGGGCTGCGCACGGCGCTGGAGCACGATCTCGCCGTCCCGGAGCTGATCGAGGAGATCTGGGACCGGACCGGCTACCTGCGCGAGCTCCAGGCCGAGCGCACGGTCGAGGCGCTCGGTCGCGAGGAGAACCTGCGCGAGCTGAAGTCGGTCGCCACCGAGGTCCACGAGCGTGGCGGTGGCGTGGTCGGGATGCCGGGGCTGGAGACGTTCCTCGAGTCCGTCACGCTGGTCAGCGACCAGGACCAGCTCGACGACGCCGAGGACGGCACGGTCACCCTCATGACCTTGCACACCGCCAAGGGGCTCGAGTTCCCGGTGGTGTTCCTCGTCGGCATGGAGGACGGGGTGTTCCCGCACGTTCGCTCCCTCGACGACACGGCCGAGCTCGAGGAGGAACGGCGGCTGTGCTACGTCGGGCTGACCCGCGCGGAGCAGCGGCTCTACGTCACCCACGCCGACCACCGCACGCTGTGGGGCGGTACCTCGTACAACCCGCCGTCGCGGTTCCTCGACGAACTGCCCGACGCGCTGGTCGAACGGCGCGGAGCGACACGCGTCACCTCGGCGGCGTCCCGTCGCCGGGACAAGGAGCTGCTCGAGATCGCGGGCGAGGAGTTCCGCCCGGGGGACCGGGTGCTGCACACCAAGTTCGGGCCCGGAACGATCGCGTCACTGACCGGTGAGGGCGAGCGCGCGGAGGCGACGGTCGACTTCGACAAGGCCGGGCGCAAGCACCTGGTGCTCGCCTATGCCCCGCTGGTGCGGACGTGA